The Pirellulaceae bacterium genome segment TTTCGCATGCAATTTCATTTGTGTGGGTTGGCTTGTCTCCTGGTGGAATGCATGTCGATTACTTTAATAATGTTCTCGTCCAGATCAGCGGTCGCAAACGGGTCACCGTTTTTTCGCCCAGTGATGCGGATGCGATTTCGCGAAATCACTACTTAAAGCTCCCAAACAAAGTTGATGTGTTGGCTCCCGAGAATATTGAAGTCTGTCCTGCACTTGGAAAAGCGTCAGGATATCAAGTTGAGCTAGGGCCTGGTGATGCCCTCGTTATCCCATCGGCTGCTTACCATGCACCAGAAGCGCTCACAGCCGATTCGGTGTCTGTGAATTCTTTCTTTTCGCCAAACTGTTTCAATCGATATTTGAGTCGACACTCGCGCAAATCGGACTCGTTGCCGTGGTGGATGACCAATGCAATAATTCGAGCTTCTGGCGAGAGTTTCCGGTTTTTCGGGCGCCCGCTTATCCGTTTAGGTCACTATGAGATCATGTAGAGTTAAATCGTTGGTGTTTAGGATTTAAATTTTCAGCCAAGCGTTTTTTTGGCAAGGCGTTACGAGGTGGCTGTGGCAACGGCCAGCTCGCCATCGGACTGCCAGCTTCGGTAACGCTGCCCAGCGGTTGATCGTGTTTATTGCGGTTACGGCAACCGGGTGTGAAAACCCAATAGTTGGTTCGGCTGTTGCAGCGTGCGAATCGTTCTACGCATCCAACGCGACACGCTAGAGCGATTGCCATAAAGGCGATCAACGTAAGGGTAACCGACTATTGCTGACGGACCTGGTTGGCTTCGCTCAGCTAATTGGCACAAGACGTCTGTAGATCCTGTTTGTTCGCCGCTCAGGGGGATTTGTGGGCTTCGTACTGGTTCGCCTCCGTGTCCGTAGCGACTCGATCTGGACGTGCACGCACGACGCATTTGTGCAAGAAGAAGTTTCCGAGTCCCCTACAAAGGTAGCTGACACCTTTTGGCGATTTTGCTGTGCGAGCGTTCAGCACGCCCGATTGTCGCATGTAATGCTGGCGTAGCCGTCGGAATTCGAATTACTTCGGCCTTTCAATCTCGTGATGAGTAAAGGTTTCCCTAGCCCGGTGATAATAAATCGGATCGAGAAAAAGGTGCGTTTTCGCAATTCAAGTGCATGGCCAAGATTCACTTGTCGTTTATCGAGCAACACGTGTGGATCGTGTCAACGAAGTGATCAACACTAAGCCCCCCGAATCGTTTAGTGGGGATCAGTCGGCTGCCCGGATGACATGAAGCTTGCGTCGTGTGTCCCTCGAACCAAGCAGGATTGAGTCTCGATGCTCAGGTTGGTGGTGTCCTGCCACTGGCCTTGCAATCCATGTATCGAAGGAGGAGACTGCGACATTCGTAGGCATTGCTCGAAAGCGATCGAACGACCAACGCCAAGTTGCGCACAAGATCGATCTGTCGTGAAGAGCTGGGATAACGCGAGATGATCAACAGCAGAAGGTTTTATGAACGAACAAATCGAGTGGCCACAGAAAACGCGAGAGCTCCACAACCATCACTTTGATTCCACGATTTGGAACGATCTTTCGTTTCGCGACGACGACATCATCATTGCGACATATGCCAAGTCCGGAACGACCTGGATGCAGCAGATTATCGCCCAATTGCTTTTCGATGGGGCTGCCGATCTTGAAGTCGGGGAGATGTCTCCCTGGCTCGACCTGCGCGTTCCCCCCAAAGAGGTGAAGCTCCCATTGGTGGAAGCACAAACGCACCGACGGTTTATCAAGACGCATCTTCCTGTCGACGCGCTTCGGTTCTCTCCTGCGGCGAAATATATTTACATTGCGCGCGACGGACGTGACGTGGTTTGGAGTATGTATAATCACCATGCGAACGCGAATGAATTGTGGTACGAAGTACTCAACGACACCCCTGGACGCGTAGGTCCACCGATAGCATCTCCCCCTGGCGATGTTCGACAGTACTGGCACGAATGGCTGACGGGTGACGGTCACCCCTTTTGGCCGTTTTGGGAGAATGTTCGAAGCTGGTGGAATATCCGCAGCCTTCCCAACGTGATGCTCGTGCACTTTACGAACCTTAAGCAAGACATGTCTGGTCAGATCCGTCGCATTGCCGACTTTCTGGAAATTCCTATCAACGAATCGAGTTGGGATGCAATTCTCGAACACTGTTCGTTCAAATGGATGAAAAGTAACGCAACCAAGAGTGTTCCTTTAGGGGGGGCGTTTTGGGACGCTGGGGCGGAGGTGTTCATCAATAAAGGAGTCAACGGGCAATGGAGCGACCTTCTAACTCAAGAGGAATCGGCTGAGTATGAGCAGAGGGCTGAGGCCGAACTGGGAGTTGATTGCGCTCGCTGGCTGGCGACTGGATTCGATTGAGCAAGAACAGATACCCTCTCCGCTTTTTTTCTGCCGCCACGCTGGTCTTTCTTGTCCTCTCATTCAAGGGGCGCAGCGACGTTATAACCATAACAACCTGTCTAAATGAAATGCTGTCGAGCAGGCTCTCCTGACGTTCGTTGATTTTTTGCCGATGAGACGAGGTCGGATTCTAAACTTCAACAAAGATCAGGATCGGCATTAGAACAAACAAAACGGGTGGTCGATTTCTCTGAATCTCCTGGGAAGTTGCAATTGTTTTGGCTGTTCACGAGCTGTCGAAGAGGTCGCATTCTGTTCAAGATTCCGATATTTGAGATGAATTTTTTAGTGGTTGAGGATCGCGATTTCGTGGCCTGTAAACATGAGTATCAGTGACAACCGAAAAATCTTTGTCGCTGGTCATCAAGGCATGGTCGGCTCTGCCGTTTGTCGGCGACTGCGATCTACTGGTTGTGAGATTCAGACGGTCGCACGTGATGAACTCGACCTGACACAAACCAGTCCAACAGACGATTTTTTTGCCCAACACCGACCGGATACGGTTATCTTTGCAGCCGCAAAAGTCGGCGGGATCTTGGCTAATCAAAGCTATCCGGTCGAGTTTCTGACCGAAAATCTGAAAATGGCGGTCAACGCGATTGATGCCGCCTATCGTTACGGCGTAAAGCGTTTCCTTTTTCTTGGCAGCACTTGTATCTATCCTCGGGATTGCCAACAGCCGATCAAAGAAACGGCCTTTATGACGGGCCCCCTGGAACCCACTAATGAAGGCTATGCGTTAGCTAAGATCGCTGGGGTGAAGCTTTGCCAGCATTATCGCAGGCAACATTCCGTGCTTTACCACAGTGTGATGCCTACAAATTTATACGGCCCGGCTGATAATTATCACCCGGAACATAGTCACGTTCTGCCCGCCTTGATCCGCAAATTTCACGAGGCGAAGCTAGAAAGCCTACCGTGCGTCCAAATTTGGGGGACGGGTACGGCACGTCGTGAGTTTCTTCATGTGGATGACCTGTCAGCTGCAATCCTGCATCTGCTTTCCCTTGAATCTCCGCCTGACCTAGTGAACGTGGGGACGGGGGAGGACCTGACCATTCGAGAACTTGCAGAGTTGATTGCTACAACAGTTGGTTACCGGGGGGAAATTAAAACAGATCCTTCTCATGCCGACGGTTCCCCGGTGAAACGTACGGATGTTGCGCTCTTGCACCGGTTGGGCTGGAGGCATCAGACCGATCTCCAGACTGGAATTAAACAAACTTATCAGTCCTTTCTCGATGAAAGTAATTCCGGGCGACTTCGATCTCGCGCCGTATGAACGAGTAGACACGCACGTGAAATCGAAGAACAATGTTTTTAGTCAACCCTTCCGCGCCACGTAGTGGCGATTTGCACAGTGCGAATGGCTGAAGACCGCCATCAATTCTGATGACGGTGTCTCAACGTTCGTCTGTCTGTTTAAAGTCGGATTTATCCCGAGTCGGAAGTTCACGTGGTCGCAGGTCGTGGCTGATGGTGCTTTTGTTTGTTTCAAGGAGCCGTCGAGCTTACGTTCTCCCGTGGAAGGCGGCGCCATGTATCGCTATTTGAACGGTCCTAGGATGGACCCTACATCTGCGGGCTTGCCGTTCAAATCGTTTGACGGTAGATCGCGGTAGCTCGATTTTCGCTCAGAATAAAGGCATAATTGAGGATTGGAGATGTTTCAGCCTGTTCGGTTCACTGGGGTCAGTCTGAAGCGCCGTTGCCAGTGCAAGAATTATCGTCGGCTGATTGCAGGGAAATAGATATGGAACCGGTACGAATTGCGAAGAACTCATCCTTGACGGTGGAAGATTTTGGCCACGAAGTGGTTGCCATCGATCTGAACGACGGCTCATATTTTTCATTGAAGGGACTTGCAGCTGAACTTTGGAGACTGATCGATTCCGACTTGACGCTGCCGCAAATCATTGAGCGGATGAGTGCGTCTTATGTTATCGATGCTGCCGCATTGGCGAAGACTTCGGCATTCCTCAAGCAGTGCAAGCAGGAGGGGCTGATTTCCTTTGAAGAGAACGCCTTAAATGGAATTGATGATTTTCGTGTTAATTCCTCTGGTAGTAAGGTGCTTCCCGAATTTGAGCTGGAAAAGATATCTGATATTCAGGACATACTTTTGTTGGATCCGATTCATGATGTAGACGACACCGGTTGGCCACACTCACGTTCCGAGGGAAACGGTTAGGTTGTGGCATTCATGAACGCGGATTGCGATCTTCAGGAATCGCTGCGGACGAAATATAATGAAAACGTTTCGTCCAGCGCAACGTCGAACCATATCTGCTTCTGCAATCGAGATGTGTCGATTCATTATCATGATTCGGCAATCAGCGAGCTGTTTCAAGCTTCAATTCGTCACCTCGAAATGAGCAGCCCTGCAGGCTCCCCCGATCTTGAAATCTTTTGTTTTGCGACGGACGATTCCCCGCGACGATGGCTTCAAGAGAATGAATTGTCGATCGCGATCAATCAGACGATGTCGCATTCCTTCTTTCGGTATTGTTTTCAGGGGCACAGCTTGTTTGCTTTTGATTCTTTAGCCAAGCGAGCCTTTTATTGGGTGGATACTCTGTCTGCCTTTGATTTTTATCGAGCAAGGCCTTTCACGAGAATCCTGTCATGGTACGCGGAACATCACCATTTGACTTGGGTTCACGCGGCCTGCGTTGGCATCTCCAGCGGAGCGGTGGTCATTCCCTCCGCGGGTGGCTCTGGGAAATCAACTAGCGCGGCTGCATGTTTGTTGTCGGATTTGTTGTTTGTTGGGGACGATTTTGTTGTGCTCGACAAAGAACGGCTCGATGTGTCGAGCGTTTATAGCAACATGATGTTGTCGGCCAAGAGCATCGATTTACTACGAGACTTTGAACGGGTGGAAATCCTGCAGAGCAAATTTCAGGACAAGAAAGAGAAGGACTGTTATCAATTATTCGAGGATTTTCAGCAGCAGTTGGAAATTCGATTGCCTCTCAGGGGAATATTGGTGCCGGAAATTGTTGCGGGGGAATCGAGGATTGTGCCAGCCAAGAAAGATGAGGCGATGCGAGCATTTGTCTCCACACTTCAGATTGGTCGGATTCTTGGGCTTGCTCCCAATCCGATGTTGAAGGATCTACATTCGATCGTACAGCAACTTCCCACTTGTAAGCTTGAGATCGGCGGTGATCTGGGAAGCATTCCACCGTTGATTTCCCAATTTTTAAATCGCGATTAAAGACGAGACTAAGGCATTTGC includes the following:
- a CDS encoding cupin-like domain-containing protein, encoding MHDEVLRGWGFSGLQDRFGDRPISCHNKFDGSTFMPSWSTLGDLCSRLNALGDSALPALDDPDRMKLYGVVNSKRVTPFRPILREVSRHFSHAISFVWVGLSPGGMHVDYFNNVLVQISGRKRVTVFSPSDADAISRNHYLKLPNKVDVLAPENIEVCPALGKASGYQVELGPGDALVIPSAAYHAPEALTADSVSVNSFFSPNCFNRYLSRHSRKSDSLPWWMTNAIIRASGESFRFFGRPLIRLGHYEIM
- a CDS encoding PqqD family protein, which codes for MEPVRIAKNSSLTVEDFGHEVVAIDLNDGSYFSLKGLAAELWRLIDSDLTLPQIIERMSASYVIDAAALAKTSAFLKQCKQEGLISFEENALNGIDDFRVNSSGSKVLPEFELEKISDIQDILLLDPIHDVDDTGWPHSRSEGNG
- a CDS encoding GDP-L-fucose synthase, with translation MSISDNRKIFVAGHQGMVGSAVCRRLRSTGCEIQTVARDELDLTQTSPTDDFFAQHRPDTVIFAAAKVGGILANQSYPVEFLTENLKMAVNAIDAAYRYGVKRFLFLGSTCIYPRDCQQPIKETAFMTGPLEPTNEGYALAKIAGVKLCQHYRRQHSVLYHSVMPTNLYGPADNYHPEHSHVLPALIRKFHEAKLESLPCVQIWGTGTARREFLHVDDLSAAILHLLSLESPPDLVNVGTGEDLTIRELAELIATTVGYRGEIKTDPSHADGSPVKRTDVALLHRLGWRHQTDLQTGIKQTYQSFLDESNSGRLRSRAV
- a CDS encoding sulfotransferase domain-containing protein, with the translated sequence MNEQIEWPQKTRELHNHHFDSTIWNDLSFRDDDIIIATYAKSGTTWMQQIIAQLLFDGAADLEVGEMSPWLDLRVPPKEVKLPLVEAQTHRRFIKTHLPVDALRFSPAAKYIYIARDGRDVVWSMYNHHANANELWYEVLNDTPGRVGPPIASPPGDVRQYWHEWLTGDGHPFWPFWENVRSWWNIRSLPNVMLVHFTNLKQDMSGQIRRIADFLEIPINESSWDAILEHCSFKWMKSNATKSVPLGGAFWDAGAEVFINKGVNGQWSDLLTQEESAEYEQRAEAELGVDCARWLATGFD